A window from Schistosoma haematobium chromosome 1, whole genome shotgun sequence encodes these proteins:
- the UTP15_1 gene encoding snoRNA-binding rRNA-processing protein (EggNog:ENOG410VBCR~COG:A) codes for MMPSTHSILVPYVQKKEAINVWDSYKSGKPLQLVHRINSVAISVTPPYKYGLPDGYNVNLYKCDSDKRFRKLSGFSARVVCCNFRNDGKLVIVGEEGGTLRICTTDKNKFHLRKMKAHQGSISTASFFYDGLRAASLGSDASVRIWDVTLGSPLGRYAVCNGSEVARGMVTGRVDNNLLCFGDLNGNVAIYDVREPKPVQKITFPSAVSALALSKTDKILAVAAGSVVQSWDFSAQKFHDYGTSQSLHLHYKVITGLFIEQHPITDEEVLLSVSLDKLVKFTSLLDGKELYQLQCSSPLTAIGVTVVYFFVNCSFVPFHSCSGPSIFIEVTGIARVL; via the exons ATGATGCCTTCAACTCATAGTATATTAGTTCCGTATGTACAGAAAAAGGAAGCTATAAATGTTTGGGACAGCTATAAA AGTGGAAAACCATTACAACTTGTACATCGCATTAACTCGGTTGCTATTTCCGTAACACCTCCTTACAAGTATGGTCTTCCAGATGGATATAAT GTCAATCTTTACAAATGTGATAGTGACAAACGTTTCCGTAAATTAAGTGGATTTTCGGCTCGAGTAGTTTGTTGTAATTTTAGAAATGATGGGAAACTTGTCATTGTGGGTGAAGAAGGCGGAACTCTGCGTATTTGTACTACGGACAAAAACAAGTTTCATCTTCGGAAGATGAAAGCACACCAGGG TTCTATTTCAACAGCTTCATTTTTTTACGACGGGTTACGTGCAGCTAGTCTTGGATCAGATGCAAGTGTTCGAATTTGGGACGTCACACTGGGTTCCCCATTAGGACGTTATGCGGTTTGCAATGGGAGCGAAGTTGCTCGTGGCATGGTAACAGGGAGAGTCGACAATAACCTCTTATGCTTTGGTGACCTTAATGGAAATGTTGCCATTTACGATGTGCGCGAG CCAAAACCTGTTCAAAAAATCACATTTCCGTCTGCGGTCTCTGCTCTTGCTCTTAGCAAGACGGATAAAATTTTGGCTGTTGCTGCTGGTTCAGTTGTACAGTCCTGGGACTTCTCAGCTCAGAAATTTCATGACTATGGAACAAGTCAAAGCCTACATCTTCATTACAAAGTTATTACTGGTTTATTCATTGAACAACATCCCATTACAGATGAAGAAGTACTTTTATCTGTTTCGCTAGACAAGCTCGTCAAGTTCACCAGTTTGCTGGATGGTAAAGAATTGTATCAGCTCCAATGTTCATCGCCTTTGACTGCTATAGGTGTCACGGTAGTTTACTTTTTTGTTAACTGTAGTTTTGTACCCTTCCACTCCTGTTCTGGTCCATCCATTTTCATTGAAGTAACAGGAATAGCAAGGGTGTTATAA
- the UTP15_1 gene encoding snoRNA-binding rRNA-processing protein, variant 2 (EggNog:ENOG410VBCR~COG:A) yields MKAHQGSISTASFFYDGLRAASLGSDASVRIWDVTLGSPLGRYAVCNGSEVARGMVTGRVDNNLLCFGDLNGNVAIYDVREPKPVQKITFPSAVSALALSKTDKILAVAAGSVVQSWDFSAQKFHDYGTSQSLHLHYKVITGLFIEQHPITDEEVLLSVSLDKLVKFTSLLDGKELYQLQCSSPLTAIGVTPKCGSLVIGGEHGFVKIKHYDSKIDTFVSASSEGQNKASSSDTEDPYMSLLSQFSKPNKGDRFMSMKMNEWLEVPLTGSRRAPRDWFSPEKFKATERPYVPLIHQKTEISRSGQSFYSQTLTNTYNRVDVLLKRFNHSRALTLALTYRSWMRRFKRKTIPTPQYCLNLALAVVRELIRRDTLVAAIAGRDNRQLEYIFGFIYNNIWRKDSSAVCLELYHCILNTYTAEELMKTRGFAKVTRLLELTSSNFYALGRIVDTIVYQSRDLPHSKNEQFVESMYNYSSSNSENSPECKETSVTNKRRKLNVT; encoded by the exons ATGAAAGCACACCAGGG TTCTATTTCAACAGCTTCATTTTTTTACGACGGGTTACGTGCAGCTAGTCTTGGATCAGATGCAAGTGTTCGAATTTGGGACGTCACACTGGGTTCCCCATTAGGACGTTATGCGGTTTGCAATGGGAGCGAAGTTGCTCGTGGCATGGTAACAGGGAGAGTCGACAATAACCTCTTATGCTTTGGTGACCTTAATGGAAATGTTGCCATTTACGATGTGCGCGAG CCAAAACCTGTTCAAAAAATCACATTTCCGTCTGCGGTCTCTGCTCTTGCTCTTAGCAAGACGGATAAAATTTTGGCTGTTGCTGCTGGTTCAGTTGTACAGTCCTGGGACTTCTCAGCTCAGAAATTTCATGACTATGGAACAAGTCAAAGCCTACATCTTCATTACAAAGTTATTACTGGTTTATTCATTGAACAACATCCCATTACAGATGAAGAAGTACTTTTATCTGTTTCGCTAGACAAGCTCGTCAAGTTCACCAGTTTGCTGGATGGTAAAGAATTGTATCAGCTCCAATGTTCATCGCCTTTGACTGCTATAGGTGTCACG CCAAAGTGTGGAAGTCTTGTAATAGGAGGAGAACATGGTTTCGTTAAAATCAAACACTACGACTCGAAAATAGACACATTTGTCTCGGCATCATCTGAGGGGCAAAACAAAGCGTCTTCTAGTGACACAGAGGATCCATATATGAGTTTATTGTCTCAGTTTTCAAAACCAAATAAAGGCGATCGCTTTATGTCAATGAAAATGAACGAATGGCTAGAAGTACCCTTAACTGGTTCTCGCCGTGCTCCCAGGGACTGGTTTTCACCCGAGAAATTTAAAGCAACCGAAAGGCCGTATGTCCCTTTAATTCACCAA AAAACGGAAATATCACGCAGTGGTCAGTCGTTTTACTCTCAAACACTGACAAATACATATAATCGAGTAGACGTTCTACTTAAACGTTTTAATCACTCTCGTGCGTTGACGTTAGCTTTAACCTATCGATCATGGATGCGTCGCTTTAAAAGAAAAACCATTCCTACCCCTCAATATTGTTTAAACTTAGCACTTGCTGTTGTACGAGAATTAATAAGAAGAGATACGTTAGTTGCCGCAATCGCAGGTAGAGATAATCGTCAGTTAGAATACATTTTTGGATTTATTTACAACAATATTTGGCGTAAAGATTCATCTGCAGTTTGCTTAGAATTATATCATTGTATATTAA ACACATATACTGCTGAAGAACTGATGAAAACCCGTGGATTCGCGAAAGTTACTAGACTGCTTGAACTCACATCTTCAAACTTCTATGCCCTAGGCAGAATCGTAGACACAATTGTATATCAGTCCCGCGATTTACCGCATTCAAAAAATGAGCAATTTGTAGAAAGTATGTATAATTATTCCTCATCTAATTCAGAAAATTCACCAGAATGCAAAGAAACATCTGTAACTAATAAGCGTAGAAAACTTAATGTTACTTAG
- the BUB3_8 gene encoding mitotic spindle checkpoint protein Bub3 (EggNog:ENOG410VC5C~COG:D) — protein MAPLTTTVDQYKLSSLPTDGVTAVRFQPGKAAPQFLVASSWDCTVRIYDVASGSQRLFYQHSTPVLDTAFSDTVHVVSGSLDGELKLFDCNTNQNQTLGSCLRAISTMHYNSNIQACITGSWDCTVRIWDPRASVASSNATDSKGGAQSVHRQPSTVYTMDSIRNQLVVGTAGRHVLIWDLRQMHAPLEQRESSLRYQTRCIQCFPNGQGYILGSIEGRIAVEMFDPSPEVQKKKYAFKCHRVKEGDKETIYPVIAIAFHQGYNTFATGGCDGIVNIWDGFNRKRLAQLSKYPTSISSLAFSEDGNLLAIASSYMYERGPIENEPEPTIYIRSVAENEVKPKHISNTNNVSATGGGGGTAGANVGYKG, from the exons ATGGCTCCTTTGACTACTACTGTGGATCAGTACAAATTATCTTCTCTTCCAACTGATGGTGTTACTGCTGTTCGTTTCCAACCTGGGAAAGCGGCTCCACAATTCCTAGTCGCTTCAAGTTGGGACTGTACGGTGCGAATTTATGATGTGGCTTCAGGAAGTCAACGTTTGTTTTATCAACATAGTACTCCAGTTTTAGACACCGCTTTTTCTGATACTGTACACGTTGTCAGCGGTTCACTAGATGGAGAATTAAAATTGTTCGACTGCAACACTAATCAGA ATCAAACTTTAGGTTCATGTTTGAGAGCTATTAGTACGATGCATTACAATTCAAATATTCAGGCTTGTATCACTGGTAGTTGGGATTGTACTGTACGTATATGGGACCCACGTGCTTCTGTAGCATCATCCAATGCAACTGATTCAAAAGGTGGAGCACAAAGTGTTCATCGTCAACCTAGTACAGTGTATACGATGGATAGTATACGCAACCAACTGGTTGTAGGTACAGCTGGACGTCATGTACTAATATGGGATCTCCGTCAAATGCATGCACCTTTAGAACAGCGTGAATCAAGCCTCAGATACCAAACTCGATGTATCCAATGTTTTCCAAATGGACAGGGTTATATATTAGGTTCAATTGAAG gtCGGATAGCTGTCGAAATGTTTGATCCTAGTCCGGAGGTTCAAAAGAAAAAATATGCTTTTAAATGCCATCGTGTTAAAGAAGGCGATAAAGAAACGATTTATCCAGTAATTGCCATTGCCTTTCATCAAGGATACAATACGTTTGCTACAG GTGGTTGTGATGGTATTGTAAATATATGGGATGGATTTAATCGTAAAAGACTTGCTCAATTATCAAAGTATCCAACTAGTATATCAAGTTTAGCATTTTCTGAAGATGGTAATTTACTAGCTATTGCTTCTTCATACATGTATGAACGTGGTCCAATTGAAAATGAACCAGAACCAACTATTTACATAAGAAGTGTTGCTGAAAATGAAGTCAAACCTAAACATATCAGTAATACTAATAATGTTAGTGCTACTGGTGGCGGAGGTGGTACTGCTGGAGCCAATGTTGGTTATAAAGGTTAA